A region of Microcoleus sp. bin38.metabat.b11b12b14.051 DNA encodes the following proteins:
- a CDS encoding Fe2+-dependent dioxygenase has protein sequence MANILNAEELKLIINSLKNAEFVDGKLTAGGYAKQVKNNDQLKNDATPTQEIRSLVNQALKRNSLFQIVARPKVIRPIIFSRYQVGMYYGTHIDNAIMGDEELTRSDLSLTLFLSDPATYAGGELVIESTQGEQAFKLDAGSMVVYPTTTLHRVEPVTEGERLAAVTWVQSLVRDAHNREILFDLDTVRDILFQKSGKTAEFDLLSKSIANLLRKWADV, from the coding sequence ATGGCTAATATTTTGAATGCCGAAGAATTAAAGTTAATTATCAATAGTCTCAAAAATGCTGAGTTTGTAGATGGAAAGTTAACCGCAGGTGGGTACGCCAAACAAGTAAAAAATAACGATCAATTAAAAAATGATGCGACTCCGACTCAAGAAATTAGAAGTCTAGTCAATCAAGCACTCAAACGCAATTCTTTATTTCAAATAGTGGCTCGCCCGAAAGTAATTCGTCCGATTATCTTTAGTCGATATCAGGTAGGAATGTACTACGGGACACATATTGATAATGCAATTATGGGAGATGAAGAACTTACGCGATCGGATTTGTCTCTCACTTTATTTCTCAGCGATCCTGCAACTTACGCGGGCGGGGAATTGGTGATTGAAAGTACCCAAGGCGAACAAGCTTTTAAACTCGATGCTGGCTCGATGGTTGTTTATCCTACTACAACTTTGCACCGCGTGGAACCTGTCACTGAAGGTGAGAGATTGGCGGCGGTGACTTGGGTGCAGAGTTTAGTTAGGGATGCTCACAATCGAGAAATCCTATTTGATTTGGATACGGTTCGCGATATCCTCTTTCAGAAGTCTGGAAAGACGGCGGAGTTTGACTTGCTGTCCAAAAGCATTGCTAATTTGCTCCGAAAATGGGCTGATGTTTAG